A window of the Acipenser ruthenus chromosome 30, fAciRut3.2 maternal haplotype, whole genome shotgun sequence genome harbors these coding sequences:
- the LOC117394179 gene encoding uncharacterized protein LOC117394179 isoform X4 codes for MGFPAFSSDFSTVEMKWIIPLSAVLGLLAIVLISTAFIIVIFKKQKQKTVPRSSEDIPPVCNQPSVPITYSSIAFHSGPPEDPSMLYANLRGVDHPEFHSGSVPVSAETVEYSTVAIKFK; via the exons ATGGGCTTTCCTGCTTTTTCTTCTGATTTTAG CACTGTTGAAATGAAATGGATCATACCCCTCAGTGCTGTGCTGGGATTGCTGGCCATCGTGCTGATTTCTACTGCATTCATTATTGTAATATTTAAGAAACAGAAGCAGAAGA cAGTGCCGAGGAGTTCTGAAGATATCCCtcctgtatgtaat CAGCCCAGTGTACCCATTACCTACTCCTCCATAGCATTCCACTCAGGACCACCCGAAGACCCCTCAATGCTCTACGCTAACCTGCGGGGTGTGGATCATCCGGAGTTCCATTCTGGATCAGTTCCAGTATCCGCAGAAACAGTGGAATATTCCACAGTCGCAATCAAATTCAAATAA
- the LOC117397424 gene encoding probable inactive serine/threonine-protein kinase gdt6, with protein sequence MGNKQTTTTTTTTTVPTTIATTTTTVPTTIPTTTTTIPTTPPPTTADAQNYGLTTMDKVVIGLSCAALIIMLATAIVYFIKRKRKKKLNSEEGLIQDSNRKSSLKLEDNMYANIDCVTQNPDNKPEVTYAEIQTSKRLKPKSIPSETTEYAEIALNKSKEATF encoded by the exons ATGGGAAATAAAC AGACAACAACGACTACAACCACAACGACTGTCCCAACAACTATCGCGACAACAACAACGACTGTCCCAACAACTATCCCGACAACCACAACAACTATCCCGACAACCCCTCCTCCAACCACAGCCGACGCACAGAATTACGG GTTAACCACAATGGATAAAGTAGTGATTGGACTTTCCTGTGCAGCGTTGATTATCATGCTGGCGACTGCGATTGTATATTTCATCAAGAGGAAGCGAAAAAAGAAAT TAAATTCAGAAGAGGGACTGATCCAAGACAGCAATAGAAAG AGTTCTTTGAAACTGGAGGACAATATGTACGCAAATATTGATTGTGTGACCCAGAATCCAGACAACAAGCCAGAAGTGACCTACGCTGAAATACAAACTAGTAAAAGACTGAAGCCAAAATCTATTCCATCAGAAACCACAGAATATGCAGAAATAGCATTAAATAAATCCAAAGAAGCAACATTTTAA
- the LOC117435535 gene encoding pepsin A-like: MNDILGAAMDKNGDEQFNGEVLCSIVIQGMDIPTQNGELWILGDVFIRQYYSIFDRDNNRSMYYGIITIGTPPQSFKVLFDTGSSNLWLPSINCQSPACTNHATFAPNASSTFQATNRVFYIVYSSGSMHGTLGYDTVKVADIVVPKQEFGLSVSEPGNAFYYAPFDGIVGLAYPSIASGKATPLFDNMMSQHLVSQDLFSFYLNRIPSTGPQAVLTFGGIDPSYYTGAIQWVPVTSQSYWQVNVDSVKINGQVVACSSVCEAILDTGTSLMIGSSDAISSILKLVGLSLQSNGMYAASCDNLDKMPDVVFTINGLDFPMPSYAYTMPVSGGLCKSGFGHTGDFWILGEVFMREYYSIFDRGNNRVGLAKAVEFA, from the exons ATGAATGACATCCTTGGGGCTGCCATGGATAAGAATGGAGAT GAACAGTTCAATGGAGAGGTATTGTGCAGCATTGTCATCCAGGGTATGGACATCCCCACCCAGAACGGAGAGCTTTGGATCCTGGGGGACGTCTTTATCCGACAGTACTACTCCATTTTTGACAGGGACAACAACAGA TCAATGTACTATGGAATAATCACCATTGGGACTCCACCTCAAAGCTTCAAGGTGCTCTTTGATACAGGCTCCTCAAACCTCTGGCTCCCATCCATAAACTGCCAGAGCCCTGCCTGCA caaaCCACGCCACCTTTGCTCCAAATGCATCCTCTACCTTCCAAGCAACCAACAGGGTGTTTTACATTGTGTATAGTTCAGGCAGCATGCATGGCACTCTAGGTTATGACACTGTAAAG GTGGCTGACATTGTAGTGCCTAAGCAGGAGTTCGGGCTGAGTGTATCAGAACCcggaaatgcattttattacgCCCCCTTCGATGGGATCGTTGGGTTGGCTTACCCTTCCATTGCATCAGGTAAAGCTACCCCCCTCTTTGACAACATGATGAGCCAACACCTGGTGTCCCAGGACCTCTTCTCCTTCTATCTAAACAG AATCCCCTCTACCGGCCCCCAGGCTGTACTGACCTTCGGTGGGATTGACCCTTCCTATTACACTGGAGCGATCCAATGGGTTCCCGTCACCAGCCAAAGCTACTGGCAGGTCAATGTGGACAG TGTGAAGATCAATGGGCAAGTTGTTGCCTGTAGCTCTGTCTGCGAGGCTATCTTGGATACTGGAACCTCACTTATGATTGGCAGTAGTGATGCGATCAGCAGCATTCTGAAACTGGTCGGGCTTTCACTGCAATCCAATGGAATG TATGCTGCCAGCTGTGATAACCTAGATAAGATGCCTGACGTGGTCTTCACAATCAATGGATTGGACTTCCCTATGCCTTCGTATGCTTACACAATGCCG GTCAGTGGTGGGTTATGCAAAAGTGGCTTCGGTCATACTGGTGATTTCTGGATCCTGGGAGAAGTTTTCATGAGGGAGTACTATTCTATCTTTGATAGAGGCAACAACCGAGTGGGGCTAGCCAAGGCAGTGGAGTTCGCTTAA
- the LOC117394179 gene encoding CMRF35-like molecule 8 isoform X2 encodes MQIFNLNRTMIGRWAFLLFLLILDSYCVTGQKPFTLKEGESVTIFYPLDRLFYNQVMFCCKVINPAGDCANIAISHGFVHEAYRGRVSITQHLGRMYVTIHNFNRQDAGIYRCGVNENVYFSVALSLLPAPTQAKLTSPKTTTTSSSSIADHPTSDSKTQSADFPSTVEMKWIIPLSAVLGLLAIVLISTAFIIVIFKKQKQKTVPRSSEDIPPQPSVPITYSSIAFHSGPPEDPSMLYANLRGVDHPEFHSGSVPVSAETVEYSTVAIKFK; translated from the exons ATGCAGATTTTCAACTTGAACAGAACAATGATTGGGCGATGGGCTTTCCTGCTTTTTCTTCTGATTTTAG ATTCTTATTGTGTAACTGGGCAGAAACCATTTACATTAAAGGAAGGAGAATCAGTGACGATATTCTATCCTTTGGACCGTTTGTTTTATAATCAAGTGATGTTCTGTTGTAAAGTTATCAATCCTGCTGGAGACTGTGCCAACATTGCTATTTCACATGGTTTTGTGCATGAGGCATACCGTGGAAGAGTATCAATCACACAACATTTGGGAAGAATGTATGTAACAATCCATAACTTCAATAGGCAAGATGCTGGAATTTACAGATGTGGTGTGAACGAGAACGTGTATTTTTCTGTTGCCCTTTCTTTATTACCAG CTCCCACTCAGGCAAAGCTCACCTCTCCTAAAACTACAACTACAAGTTCAAGCAGCATTGCCGATCACCCGACGTCTGATTCCAAGACTCAGAGTGCAGACTTTCCAAG CACTGTTGAAATGAAATGGATCATACCCCTCAGTGCTGTGCTGGGATTGCTGGCCATCGTGCTGATTTCTACTGCATTCATTATTGTAATATTTAAGAAACAGAAGCAGAAGA cAGTGCCGAGGAGTTCTGAAGATATCCCtcct CAGCCCAGTGTACCCATTACCTACTCCTCCATAGCATTCCACTCAGGACCACCCGAAGACCCCTCAATGCTCTACGCTAACCTGCGGGGTGTGGATCATCCGGAGTTCCATTCTGGATCAGTTCCAGTATCCGCAGAAACAGTGGAATATTCCACAGTCGCAATCAAATTCAAATAA
- the LOC117394179 gene encoding CMRF35-like molecule 8 isoform X3, whose amino-acid sequence MFCCKVINPAGDCANIAISHGFVHEAYRGRVSITQHLGRMYVTIHNFNRQDAGIYRCGVNENVYFSVALSLLPAPTQAKLTSPKTTTTSSSSIADHPTSDSKTQSADFPSTVEMKWIIPLSAVLGLLAIVLISTAFIIVIFKKQKQKTVPRSSEDIPPVCNQPSVPITYSSIAFHSGPPEDPSMLYANLRGVDHPEFHSGSVPVSAETVEYSTVAIKFK is encoded by the exons ATGTTCTGTTGTAAAGTTATCAATCCTGCTGGAGACTGTGCCAACATTGCTATTTCACATGGTTTTGTGCATGAGGCATACCGTGGAAGAGTATCAATCACACAACATTTGGGAAGAATGTATGTAACAATCCATAACTTCAATAGGCAAGATGCTGGAATTTACAGATGTGGTGTGAACGAGAACGTGTATTTTTCTGTTGCCCTTTCTTTATTACCAG CTCCCACTCAGGCAAAGCTCACCTCTCCTAAAACTACAACTACAAGTTCAAGCAGCATTGCCGATCACCCGACGTCTGATTCCAAGACTCAGAGTGCAGACTTTCCAAG CACTGTTGAAATGAAATGGATCATACCCCTCAGTGCTGTGCTGGGATTGCTGGCCATCGTGCTGATTTCTACTGCATTCATTATTGTAATATTTAAGAAACAGAAGCAGAAGA cAGTGCCGAGGAGTTCTGAAGATATCCCtcctgtatgtaat CAGCCCAGTGTACCCATTACCTACTCCTCCATAGCATTCCACTCAGGACCACCCGAAGACCCCTCAATGCTCTACGCTAACCTGCGGGGTGTGGATCATCCGGAGTTCCATTCTGGATCAGTTCCAGTATCCGCAGAAACAGTGGAATATTCCACAGTCGCAATCAAATTCAAATAA
- the LOC117435552 gene encoding CMRF35-like molecule 1, which produces MPAHIPASEMKLLMLVAILSGAAALSGPDQVNGLLRESVTIQCRYGKDYKDSVKYWCKGLTQTFCDTVVRSNGLQTNDTISISDNKTEGVFTVTMRDLREEDEGWYWCRIERSGYDEGTSVYLTVNKDMVTGWIQGLVTIQCRYDKGFNDYLKYWSKGRIFKDSTVLVKTDETKTPNRISISDNKTEGVFTVTMRDLREEDEGRYWCGIERTGYDEGTSVYLTVNKGTLKPTAKTTTTTTTTTTTTTTPTATTPTPTTERTAPATASTAVNTSSSPGQTGPTTSQDASNLLIILSVVCGCLLFLCVFCLIIRMKMNRDKQKGAIRSSTPPSVTYTTVRFQNNAQTPAGDGIYANVNPSQRQTEAPQRSESVEYSVLAF; this is translated from the exons ATGCCTGCACACATACCAGCGTCTGAAATGAAGCTCCTCATGCTTGTGGCTATTCTGTCAG GTGCTGCAGCCCTTTCTGGACCAGACCAGGTGAACGGCTTGCTTCGGGAATCAGTGACTATCCAGTGTCGTTATGGCAAAGACTACAAGGACAGTGTGAAATACTGGTGTAAAGGACTCACCCAGACCTTCTGTGACACTGTGGTAAGATCTAATGGCCTTCAGACAAACGACACCATCTCCATCAGTGATAATAAAACTGAAGGAGTGTTCACTGTAACTATGAGGGATCTGAGAGAAGAGGATGAAGGATGGTACTGGTGTAGAATAGAAAGAAGTGGCTATGATGAAGGCACTTCAGTGTATCTCACTGTCAACAAAG ACATGGTGACTGGCTGGATTCAGGGACTGGTGACTATCCAGTGTCGTTATGATAAAGGCTTTAATGACTATTTGAAATACTGGAGTAAAGGAAGGATTTTTAAAGACAGTACTGTTCTGGTGAAAACGGATGAGACCAAGACACCAAACAGGATCTCCATCAGTGATAATAAAACTGAAGGAGTGTTCACTGTAACTATGAGGGATCTGAGAGAAGAGGATGAAGGACGGTACTGGTGTGGAATAGAAAGAACTGGCTATGATGAAGGCACTTCTGTGTATCTCACTGTCAACAAAG GAACGTTGAAACCAACCGCtaagacaacaacaacaacaacaacaacaacaacaacaacaacaacaccaactgctacaacaccaacaccaacaacagaAAGAACAGCCCCAGCCactgcaagcactgctgtgaacACCTCTTCATCTCCTGGACAAACAGGACCCACTACTTCACA AGATGCCAGTAATTTACTGATAATTCTTTCAGTCGTCTGTGGATGCCTGCtattcttgtgtgtgttttgtctaaTTATCAGGATGAAGATGAACA gggatAAACAAAAAGGGGCCATAAGGAGCAGCACACCA CCTTCCGTAACATATACGACAGTAAGATTTCAGAACAATGCACAGACGCCAGCAGGTGACGGAATCTATGCAAATGTGAACCCTTCCCAGAGGCAAACCGAAGCACCGCAGAGGTCTGAGTCTGTGGAGTATTCCGTCCTTGCATTCTGA
- the LOC117394170 gene encoding pepsin A-like — MVNYMDMSYFGVISIGTPPQSFKVIFDTGSSNLWVPSVYCNSYACTNHKKYDPSASSTYHATNQYISIQYGTGSMTGFLAYDTVNVAGISDPNQIFALSTTEPGSFLYYAQFDGILGLAFPSMASGKATPVFDNMMNQGLLSQDLFSFYLSPNSQSGSVVTFGGIDESYFTGNINWVPLTSETYWQIKVDYIQVNGQTVACAQSCQAIVDTGTSLIAGPSGSIATIQSAVGASTGISCQNVPSMPDVIIGINGVQYTLPPSAYILESYGGQQCSSGFQAMNIPTNAGDLWILGDVFIRQYYSIFDRTNNMVGLAKSI; from the exons ATGGTCAACTACATGGAT ATGTCCTACTTTGGAGTCATCTCCATTGGAACCCCACCCCAGTCCTTCAAGGTCATCTTTGACACTGGATCTTCCAACCTCTGGGTGCCCTCTGTCTATTGCAACAGCTATGCCTGCA CAAACCACAAGAAATATGACCCATCTGCTTCCTCCACCTACCATGCTACCAACCAGTACATCTCCATCCAGTATGGCACTGGCAGCATGACTGGCTTCCTGGCTTATGACACAGT AAATGTGGCTGGCATCAGTGACCCAAACCAGATTTTTGCTCTGAGCACAACTGAGCCTGGCAGTTTCCTGTATTACGCCCAATTCGACGGCATCCTGGGCCTGGCGTTCCCCTCCATGGCCTCCGGGAAAGCCACCCCCGTGTTCGACAACATGATGAACCAGGGGCTGTTGTCTCAGGACCTGTTCTCCTTCTACCTGAGCCC CAACAGCCAGTCCGGCAGTGTGGTGACCTTCGGTGGGATTGACGAGTCCTACTTCACTGGCAACATCAACTGGGTTCCTCTCACCTCTGAGACCTACTGGCAGATCAAAGTGGACTA CATTCAGGTGAATGGCCAGACTGTGGCTTGTGCCCAGAGCTGCCAGGCCATCGTTGACACTGGCACCTCCCTCATCGCCGGACCCTCTGGCTCCATAGCCACCATCCAGAGTGCTGTTGGTGCCTCC ACTGGCATCAGCTGCCAGAATGTGCCCAGCATGCCTGACGTTATCATTGGCATCAACGGAGTTCAATACACCCTGCCGCCTTCTGCCTACATTCTGGAG AGCTACGGTGGCCAGCAATGTTCTAGTGGCTTCCAGGCTATGAACATCCCGACTAACGCTGGAGATCTCTGGATCCTGGGCGATGTGTTCATCAGGCAGTACTACTCCATCTTCGACAGGACCAACAACATGGTTGGGCTGGCCAAGTCTATTTAA
- the LOC117394179 gene encoding CMRF35-like molecule 8 isoform X1: protein MQIFNLNRTMIGRWAFLLFLLILDSYCVTGQKPFTLKEGESVTIFYPLDRLFYNQVMFCCKVINPAGDCANIAISHGFVHEAYRGRVSITQHLGRMYVTIHNFNRQDAGIYRCGVNENVYFSVALSLLPAPTQAKLTSPKTTTTSSSSIADHPTSDSKTQSADFPSTVEMKWIIPLSAVLGLLAIVLISTAFIIVIFKKQKQKTVPRSSEDIPPVCNQPSVPITYSSIAFHSGPPEDPSMLYANLRGVDHPEFHSGSVPVSAETVEYSTVAIKFK, encoded by the exons ATGCAGATTTTCAACTTGAACAGAACAATGATTGGGCGATGGGCTTTCCTGCTTTTTCTTCTGATTTTAG ATTCTTATTGTGTAACTGGGCAGAAACCATTTACATTAAAGGAAGGAGAATCAGTGACGATATTCTATCCTTTGGACCGTTTGTTTTATAATCAAGTGATGTTCTGTTGTAAAGTTATCAATCCTGCTGGAGACTGTGCCAACATTGCTATTTCACATGGTTTTGTGCATGAGGCATACCGTGGAAGAGTATCAATCACACAACATTTGGGAAGAATGTATGTAACAATCCATAACTTCAATAGGCAAGATGCTGGAATTTACAGATGTGGTGTGAACGAGAACGTGTATTTTTCTGTTGCCCTTTCTTTATTACCAG CTCCCACTCAGGCAAAGCTCACCTCTCCTAAAACTACAACTACAAGTTCAAGCAGCATTGCCGATCACCCGACGTCTGATTCCAAGACTCAGAGTGCAGACTTTCCAAG CACTGTTGAAATGAAATGGATCATACCCCTCAGTGCTGTGCTGGGATTGCTGGCCATCGTGCTGATTTCTACTGCATTCATTATTGTAATATTTAAGAAACAGAAGCAGAAGA cAGTGCCGAGGAGTTCTGAAGATATCCCtcctgtatgtaat CAGCCCAGTGTACCCATTACCTACTCCTCCATAGCATTCCACTCAGGACCACCCGAAGACCCCTCAATGCTCTACGCTAACCTGCGGGGTGTGGATCATCCGGAGTTCCATTCTGGATCAGTTCCAGTATCCGCAGAAACAGTGGAATATTCCACAGTCGCAATCAAATTCAAATAA